From Actinomycetota bacterium, one genomic window encodes:
- the lysA gene encoding diaminopimelate decarboxylase, producing the protein MAGRGGARRPDDRAAATRRRRARVDVRVGVDGPVPRHLLPDTAVIDTRTGRLSVGGADLLDLAREHGTPLFVYDEAHLRARCREALAAFGDGVAYASKAFLCLAMARLAHDEGMYLDVATGGELHVAVTAGVPPDRLVVHGNNKSEVELLDAMKLGVHRIVVDSFDELDRLERLVDGTGTPPVRVLVRVTPGVEAHTHEYVMTGQVDSKFGFGLGGGDAAAAVERARRSPHLDLVGLHVHIGSQIFITHSFEKAVGVLADFARPLGLPELCLGGGLGVPYVAGEDAPSITEWGETLRRACAGAGITAKVTAEPGRAIVATAGLTLYRVGTIKKIPDVRTYVSVDGGMSDNPRPVLYGSGYEAFLPRATPAPRPRVVTVVGKHCESGDVVVRDAQVPADIAVGDVLCTPVTGAYGHSMASNYNKVPRPAVVFVRDGEARVVVRREGNDDLVRLDE; encoded by the coding sequence GTGGCTGGTCGAGGCGGCGCGCGTCGGCCTGACGATCGGGCTGCAGCTACTCGGCGCCGGCGCGCCCGAGTCGATGTGAGGGTCGGCGTGGACGGCCCCGTCCCCCGGCACCTCCTGCCCGACACCGCGGTGATCGACACGCGCACGGGCAGGCTGTCGGTGGGGGGCGCCGACCTGCTCGACCTGGCGCGCGAGCACGGCACCCCGCTGTTCGTCTACGACGAGGCCCACCTCCGAGCGCGCTGCCGCGAGGCGCTCGCCGCGTTCGGCGACGGCGTCGCCTACGCATCCAAGGCGTTCCTCTGTCTCGCGATGGCCCGCCTGGCGCACGACGAGGGCATGTACCTCGACGTCGCCACTGGCGGCGAGCTCCACGTCGCGGTCACGGCCGGCGTGCCACCCGACCGGCTCGTCGTGCACGGCAACAACAAGTCCGAGGTCGAGCTGCTCGACGCGATGAAGCTCGGTGTGCACCGCATCGTCGTCGACAGCTTCGACGAGCTCGACCGCCTCGAGCGCCTCGTCGACGGGACCGGAACCCCACCCGTCCGGGTGCTCGTACGCGTGACCCCCGGTGTCGAAGCCCACACCCACGAGTACGTGATGACGGGCCAGGTCGATTCGAAGTTCGGCTTCGGGCTCGGCGGCGGGGACGCCGCGGCTGCCGTCGAGCGGGCGCGCCGATCTCCCCACCTCGATCTGGTCGGTCTCCACGTCCACATCGGCAGCCAGATCTTCATCACCCACTCGTTCGAGAAGGCGGTCGGCGTGCTGGCGGACTTCGCCCGCCCCCTCGGGCTGCCGGAGCTCTGCCTCGGCGGCGGCCTCGGTGTTCCCTACGTCGCGGGCGAGGACGCCCCCTCGATCACCGAGTGGGGAGAGACGCTACGTCGGGCGTGTGCGGGCGCCGGCATCACCGCGAAGGTCACCGCCGAGCCGGGGCGCGCGATCGTGGCCACGGCCGGGCTCACGCTCTACCGGGTGGGCACCATCAAGAAGATCCCCGATGTCCGCACCTACGTCTCGGTCGACGGTGGCATGAGCGACAACCCGCGTCCCGTCCTCTACGGCAGCGGCTACGAGGCGTTCCTCCCGCGCGCCACTCCGGCGCCGCGACCGCGCGTGGTGACGGTCGTCGGCAAGCACTGCGAGTCGGGCGACGTGGTCGTGCGCGACGCGCAGGTACCGGCCGACATCGCAGTGGGAGACGTGCTCTGCACACCCGTCACGGGCGCATACGGGCACTCGATGGCGTCGAACTACAACAAGGTGCCGAGGCCGGCGGTCGTGTTCGTGCGCGACGGCGAGGCGCGGGTCGTCGTACGCCGCGAGGGGAATGACGACCTTGTCCGGCTGGACGAGTAG
- a CDS encoding arginine--tRNA ligase yields the protein MLRDTLTDALRAALEAEGVAPPAEIRLERPAQREHGDWSSPVALAVAKQAGRNPRDLANALAARLSSEPPPHVAAVEVAGPGFVNFRLHDTWLHDVLRDVVDAGVDGFARHDVGKGTRVNVEFVSTNPTGPVHAGGGRWAAYGDALCNVLERCGYVPHREFYLNDRGVQMELFADSLAARKRGDEPPDGGYQGDYVTEWAAELPDDADPLEWGYERVKRDVRETLERMGVRFDTWFSERSMIESGAIEATLDDLRSHGVTYEADGAVWLRSTDFGDDKDRVLVKSDGEPTYVLPDIAYHRDKFARGFGLLIDVWGADHHGYAPRLKAGMRALGHDPDELEIVLGQLVKLVRDGELVRLSRRAGDIVALSDLLDAVGPDVARLTFLLSSIETHQTVDLDLITSQSMDNPVYYVQMAHARIAGIARVAADRGVERRALVDADLSLLTHERELDVLRSLSELPDVVLMAGNERAPHKVTTWVRELAGRFHGFYHDCYVLGEGVSAELTQARLWLVEAARVGLTIGLQLLGAGAPESM from the coding sequence GTGCTGCGTGACACCCTGACCGACGCGTTGCGCGCCGCCCTCGAGGCGGAGGGCGTGGCGCCGCCCGCCGAGATCCGTCTCGAGCGCCCGGCCCAGCGCGAGCACGGTGACTGGAGCAGCCCGGTGGCGCTGGCGGTGGCGAAGCAGGCCGGTCGCAACCCGCGCGACCTGGCCAACGCGCTCGCCGCCAGGCTGAGCTCGGAGCCGCCGCCCCACGTCGCTGCGGTCGAGGTGGCGGGGCCGGGCTTCGTGAACTTCCGGCTACATGACACCTGGCTGCACGACGTGCTGCGCGACGTCGTCGACGCCGGCGTCGACGGCTTCGCCCGCCACGACGTCGGCAAAGGCACGCGCGTCAACGTCGAGTTCGTCTCGACCAACCCGACCGGCCCCGTGCACGCCGGGGGCGGCCGCTGGGCCGCGTACGGCGACGCGCTGTGCAACGTGCTCGAGCGGTGCGGCTACGTGCCCCACCGTGAGTTCTACCTGAACGACCGCGGCGTGCAGATGGAGCTGTTCGCCGACTCGCTCGCGGCTCGCAAGCGGGGCGACGAGCCGCCCGACGGCGGCTATCAGGGTGACTACGTCACCGAGTGGGCGGCGGAGCTCCCCGACGACGCGGACCCACTGGAGTGGGGTTACGAGCGGGTCAAGCGAGACGTGCGGGAGACCCTCGAGCGCATGGGGGTGCGGTTCGACACGTGGTTCAGCGAGCGGTCGATGATCGAGTCGGGCGCCATCGAGGCCACGCTCGACGACCTGCGCTCCCACGGCGTCACCTACGAAGCCGACGGCGCGGTCTGGCTCCGCTCCACCGACTTCGGTGACGACAAGGACCGCGTCCTCGTGAAGTCGGACGGCGAGCCGACCTACGTCCTCCCCGACATCGCGTACCACCGCGACAAGTTCGCGCGCGGGTTCGGGTTGCTGATCGACGTCTGGGGTGCCGACCACCACGGCTACGCGCCGCGACTCAAGGCCGGAATGCGCGCGCTGGGACACGACCCCGACGAGCTGGAGATCGTGTTGGGACAACTGGTGAAGCTCGTGCGCGATGGCGAGTTGGTGCGCCTCTCGCGGCGAGCGGGAGACATCGTCGCGCTCTCCGACCTGCTCGACGCGGTGGGTCCCGACGTCGCCCGGCTCACGTTCCTCCTGTCGTCGATCGAGACCCACCAGACCGTCGACCTGGATCTGATCACGAGCCAGTCGATGGACAACCCCGTGTACTACGTGCAGATGGCCCACGCCCGCATCGCGGGTATCGCGCGCGTTGCGGCCGATCGCGGTGTCGAGCGCCGCGCGCTCGTCGACGCCGACCTCTCGCTGCTCACCCACGAGCGCGAGCTCGACGTGCTGCGCTCCTTGTCGGAGCTCCCCGACGTGGTGCTCATGGCCGGCAACGAGCGCGCCCCCCACAAGGTGACGACGTGGGTCCGCGAGCTGGCCGGCCGCTTCCACGGCTTCTACCACGATTGCTACGTGCTGGGTGAAGGCGTGAGCGCCGAGCTCACGCAGGCTCGGCTGTGGCTGGTCGAGGCGGCGCGCGTCGGCCTGACGATCGGGCTGCAGCTACTCGGCGCCGGCGCGCCCGAGTCGATGTGA
- a CDS encoding response regulator codes for MTVLVIDDDPVIVKLLRVNFELEGFNVISAGDGREGVEMVRAERPDVVISDIMMPTMNGLELVSILKSDPTTADVPVLLLSAKAQMADVQRGFELGADDYVTKPFDPIELIDKVTALVAAARRR; via the coding sequence ATGACGGTGCTGGTCATCGACGACGATCCGGTCATCGTCAAGCTCCTGCGCGTCAACTTCGAGCTCGAGGGGTTCAACGTCATCAGCGCCGGCGACGGCCGGGAGGGTGTCGAGATGGTCAGAGCCGAGCGACCCGACGTCGTGATCTCCGACATCATGATGCCGACGATGAACGGCCTCGAGCTGGTGAGCATCCTGAAGTCCGACCCGACCACGGCCGACGTGCCGGTGCTGCTCCTCTCGGCCAAGGCCCAGATGGCCGACGTGCAGCGCGGCTTCGAGCTCGGTGCCGACGACTACGTCACCAAGCCCTTCGACCCCATCGAGCTCATCGACAAGGTCACCGCCCTCGTGGCGGCCGCCCGACGCCGCTGA
- a CDS encoding class I SAM-dependent methyltransferase — MGFYQEQLLPRFQDKVMARKPNRPVRARVCEGLEGAVVEVGFGTALNAPYYPAEVTKVVAIEPSRVCMRIAEPRIAESSVPVEYGGLTGERLDLPSGEFDAALSTWTLCTIPNLDAALAEMRRVLKPGGSFHFVEHGHSPDEKVARWQDRLQPLNGRLAGGCHLNRHISEDIERAGFEIEKIETYYLKGEPKPMGYTYEGRALSR, encoded by the coding sequence GTGGGTTTCTACCAGGAACAGCTACTCCCGCGATTTCAGGACAAGGTCATGGCGCGCAAGCCGAACCGACCTGTGCGCGCCCGCGTGTGTGAGGGCCTGGAGGGCGCAGTCGTCGAGGTTGGCTTCGGGACCGCGCTGAACGCGCCCTACTACCCGGCTGAGGTGACGAAGGTTGTCGCCATCGAACCGTCCCGCGTGTGTATGCGCATCGCTGAACCGCGGATCGCCGAGTCGTCGGTTCCTGTCGAGTACGGCGGCCTGACAGGCGAGCGTCTCGACCTGCCGTCGGGTGAGTTCGACGCGGCGCTCTCGACGTGGACGCTGTGCACCATCCCGAACCTGGATGCGGCGCTGGCCGAAATGCGACGCGTCTTGAAGCCCGGCGGCTCCTTCCACTTCGTGGAGCACGGTCATTCGCCCGACGAGAAGGTCGCGCGTTGGCAAGACCGTTTGCAGCCATTGAACGGGCGTCTCGCGGGTGGGTGCCACCTGAATCGGCACATCTCCGAGGACATCGAGCGCGCCGGGTTCGAGATCGAGAAGATCGAGACGTACTACCTCAAGGGCGAGCCGAAGCCGATGGGCTACACCTACGAGGGCCGAGCGCTCAGCCGCTAG
- a CDS encoding YHS domain-containing protein, with product MTNVLAASTVVDVGRSLREGFFMFWETLWPLVLGFGLSGAVQAFVSHEQMERVMGDHRPAAVARASGLGMISSSCSYAATAMAKSLFDKGADFVDAMIFMFASTNLVVELGIVLVVLMGWQFALAEFVGGPIMIALLALTGGIVIGARRAAAARRHLAGGGANEHRAMAGVSEEEQAELDREPWRQKLRSKAAWADAASYAMADLTMLRRELVVGYVIAGFLSVLVPNHLWNLVFLHGHGAWTSVENAVVGPLIAVISFVCSVGNVALAAALWKGGISFGGVISFIFADLITLPLLLIYRKYYGGRLTLRLLVWFWVVMAAAGLVVEGLFAITGLIPESRPLEIVQTSFQWNYTTFLNIGFVGVFAYLYWLYRHRNRLGGGRGHAYDPVCGMQVRAANAPASTQHAGRTVYFCSDRCRGRFEGEPDRYAERASG from the coding sequence GTGACCAACGTCCTCGCGGCCAGCACGGTTGTCGACGTTGGGCGCAGCCTGCGCGAGGGCTTCTTCATGTTCTGGGAAACGCTGTGGCCGCTCGTGCTCGGCTTCGGCCTGTCCGGGGCGGTGCAGGCCTTCGTCTCCCACGAGCAGATGGAGCGGGTGATGGGCGATCACCGCCCCGCCGCCGTCGCCCGAGCCAGCGGACTCGGGATGATCTCGTCCTCATGTTCATATGCGGCGACGGCCATGGCGAAGTCGCTGTTTGACAAGGGCGCCGACTTCGTCGACGCCATGATCTTCATGTTCGCCTCGACGAACCTCGTCGTCGAGCTGGGCATCGTGCTCGTGGTGCTGATGGGCTGGCAGTTCGCGCTGGCCGAGTTTGTCGGCGGCCCGATCATGATCGCGCTGCTGGCGCTCACCGGCGGGATCGTCATCGGAGCTCGCCGGGCGGCGGCCGCTCGCCGGCACCTCGCGGGTGGCGGCGCGAACGAGCACCGGGCCATGGCCGGCGTGAGCGAGGAAGAGCAAGCCGAGCTCGACCGCGAGCCCTGGCGACAGAAGCTGAGGTCCAAGGCGGCGTGGGCCGACGCGGCCAGCTACGCCATGGCCGATCTCACCATGCTGCGCCGCGAGCTGGTGGTCGGCTATGTGATCGCCGGCTTCCTTAGCGTGCTCGTCCCCAACCATTTGTGGAACCTCGTGTTCCTGCATGGTCACGGCGCGTGGACCTCGGTGGAGAACGCTGTGGTCGGGCCCCTCATTGCCGTCATCAGCTTCGTGTGCTCGGTGGGCAACGTGGCCCTCGCCGCCGCGCTGTGGAAGGGCGGGATCAGCTTCGGCGGCGTGATCAGCTTCATCTTCGCCGACCTGATCACGCTGCCGCTCCTGCTCATCTACCGGAAGTACTACGGCGGACGCCTGACGCTCAGGCTGCTGGTGTGGTTCTGGGTGGTGATGGCCGCCGCAGGGCTCGTGGTCGAGGGCCTGTTCGCCATCACCGGACTCATCCCCGAGTCCCGTCCCCTCGAGATCGTCCAGACCAGCTTCCAGTGGAACTACACCACGTTTCTCAACATCGGCTTCGTCGGCGTCTTCGCGTATCTCTACTGGCTGTATCGCCATCGCAACCGGCTCGGGGGCGGCCGGGGCCACGCATACGACCCCGTCTGCGGGATGCAGGTGCGCGCCGCCAACGCCCCGGCCTCGACGCAGCACGCGGGGCGCACCGTGTACTTCTGCTCGGATCGCTGCCGGGGGCGGTTCGAGGGGGAGCCTGACCGTTACGCCGAGCGGGCTAGCGGCTGA
- a CDS encoding winged helix-turn-helix transcriptional regulator, producing the protein MIPARVYGCTILRSGRLCISTTPTEQRWADPRAVKTARRQLIDPEQGQRLAELLALLADGTRARILFALGAVDELCVGDVAATVEVSEDAASYALKVLRMAGLVRGRKVGRSVCYRLAEGFPHELLEHCLRDLLRISPDAGPRIGP; encoded by the coding sequence ATGATACCCGCACGGGTATACGGTTGTACGATATTGCGGTCCGGGAGGTTGTGCATCTCCACCACGCCGACAGAACAACGTTGGGCCGACCCGCGGGCAGTGAAGACCGCGCGCCGCCAACTGATCGATCCGGAGCAAGGCCAACGCCTCGCCGAGCTGCTGGCGCTGCTCGCGGACGGGACCCGAGCGCGGATCTTGTTCGCCCTGGGCGCAGTGGATGAGCTCTGCGTCGGCGACGTTGCCGCCACCGTTGAGGTCTCGGAGGACGCAGCGAGCTACGCGCTCAAGGTGCTGCGTATGGCGGGGCTGGTCCGTGGTCGCAAAGTCGGCCGTTCGGTGTGTTACCGACTGGCCGAGGGCTTCCCCCACGAACTGCTGGAGCACTGCCTGCGTGACCTCCTGCGCATCAGCCCCGACGCCGGCCCGAGGATCGGACCGTGA
- a CDS encoding DUF2752 domain-containing protein, producing the protein MRKLHERPAVDRRPLELWWTCHDELALFGRLAVALSACAIGFAIVGLPHVPLMWPIHHLGLVDPTCGLTCGVVAIDRGDTARAWAFNPASFLVVAATAALLVRLTFGHLTGRCSAFGFGPVGVSGVSVALAFVVLWVNQQRHAGLIIHQLR; encoded by the coding sequence GTGCGCAAGCTCCACGAGCGTCCGGCGGTCGATCGGCGGCCTCTCGAACTCTGGTGGACATGTCACGATGAGCTAGCGCTGTTCGGCCGGCTGGCGGTGGCGCTGAGCGCGTGCGCGATCGGCTTTGCCATCGTCGGTCTTCCCCACGTGCCGCTGATGTGGCCGATACACCACCTCGGCCTCGTCGATCCGACCTGCGGCCTGACTTGCGGCGTCGTCGCGATCGACCGGGGCGACACGGCTCGGGCCTGGGCGTTCAATCCCGCCAGCTTCCTGGTTGTCGCGGCGACGGCGGCGCTATTGGTCCGCCTCACCTTCGGACATCTGACTGGACGCTGCTCAGCGTTCGGGTTCGGCCCAGTTGGAGTTTCTGGAGTGTCGGTCGCGCTGGCGTTCGTCGTGCTCTGGGTGAACCAGCAACGCCACGCCGGCCTGATCATCCATCAGTTGCGCTGA
- a CDS encoding M56 family metallopeptidase, whose product MSVRLDTANRSFLLLLVLVVAASIVIGFLGCCVIGVVIYRVSTRGTHALTAPGTVPALVLIALLAVGAVRANRVLRRQLIATGRLGRRVRRLTIEPLPARLSQAAVGAGLAGRVDLVDAAESCSFTWGYLCPRVAVSRGLLETVDDAGLDAVLAHERYHVINLDPAKVFLTRVLPLYLPVLGDLHHRYLAGRELAADRRAVEANGRKPLAGALYKVVAGPEWADLDAAAAIGGDEALEARVSQLENGVEPPMRPLHRGRLATSALGGGTLVWSVSATLAAFGGPGQLMRTICTR is encoded by the coding sequence TTGAGCGTGCGCCTGGACACGGCCAACCGCTCGTTTCTCTTGCTGTTGGTGCTGGTGGTCGCGGCCTCGATCGTCATCGGCTTTCTGGGCTGTTGTGTCATCGGCGTGGTGATCTACCGGGTGAGCACACGAGGCACGCATGCGCTTACGGCACCGGGAACGGTGCCCGCCCTGGTCTTGATCGCGTTGCTCGCGGTGGGCGCGGTTCGGGCCAATCGGGTCTTGCGCCGCCAACTGATCGCCACCGGACGGCTCGGCCGGCGGGTGCGGCGACTGACCATCGAGCCGTTGCCTGCCCGGCTTTCACAGGCCGCAGTGGGCGCGGGGCTGGCGGGGCGGGTCGATCTGGTCGACGCCGCCGAGTCGTGCTCGTTCACCTGGGGCTATCTGTGCCCCCGCGTCGCGGTCAGCCGGGGCCTGCTCGAGACGGTCGACGACGCGGGGCTCGACGCCGTGCTCGCCCACGAGCGCTACCACGTCATCAACCTCGACCCCGCCAAGGTCTTCCTCACGCGGGTGCTCCCGCTGTATCTGCCAGTGCTCGGCGACCTCCACCATCGCTATCTCGCCGGCCGCGAGCTCGCAGCCGACCGGCGGGCGGTAGAGGCCAATGGGCGCAAGCCCCTCGCCGGTGCGCTCTACAAGGTCGTCGCTGGCCCCGAGTGGGCCGACCTCGACGCTGCCGCCGCCATCGGTGGCGACGAGGCGCTCGAGGCGCGGGTGAGCCAGTTGGAGAACGGCGTCGAGCCACCGATGCGTCCCCTCCATCGCGGCCGGCTGGCCACGAGCGCCCTCGGCGGCGGAACCCTGGTCTGGTCGGTGAGCGCCACTCTGGCGGCCTTCGGCGGACCGGGCCAGCTGATGCGAACCATCTGCACGCGTTGA
- a CDS encoding BlaI/MecI/CopY family transcriptional regulator, which translates to MAVGDDLEKLLGPLEAEVMRAVWTNKEPVTPRQVLEHLNEGRAQPLAYTTVMTVMSRLAEKELLGRSPAKRGWAYEALVSDAAGIAVRDVMRDFGAAALAHFVAESRADPKLRRRLEKLLRED; encoded by the coding sequence ATGGCAGTGGGTGACGACCTCGAGAAACTCCTGGGCCCCCTCGAGGCCGAGGTGATGCGAGCGGTGTGGACGAACAAGGAACCGGTGACGCCGCGCCAGGTGCTCGAGCACCTCAACGAGGGACGTGCCCAGCCACTCGCCTACACGACGGTGATGACGGTGATGAGTCGTCTCGCCGAAAAGGAGTTGCTGGGGCGCAGCCCGGCCAAGCGCGGCTGGGCCTACGAGGCGCTCGTCAGCGACGCGGCCGGGATCGCCGTGCGTGACGTCATGCGCGACTTCGGGGCCGCGGCCCTGGCCCACTTCGTCGCCGAGAGCCGCGCCGACCCCAAGCTGCGACGCCGCCTGGAGAAGTTGCTCCGCGAGGATTGA
- a CDS encoding adenylate cyclase, producing the protein MVERDSVDLDDLARLSGESVDAIRHWRDLGLLIGADVSENVERARLIRFAERRGIPPDEVARISADQGDMLASFTRWALQSGRGSLYTRREAAERCGLDTDLVDQIWAAAGLLDQPGAYEEDLEALQLVATALKFGLPVDVLLQLLRVFADSLGRVSDAATRVFHLHVHEQFRVQGLHGAELLAATQSIADPLTGLIEPAVMYFHRKSWERANREDLLLHLREESTAPGELVRAMLFVDLSSYTPLTEAMGDAAAASVVGQFSDIVREAAAAHDGQIVKQIGDEFMLAFPTARTAVGFGIGIRARAHAQPNFPGLRIGAHCGPVLFREGDYYGATVNLAARVTSAAARDQFLITEALRGQIAGSGIDTTTVGSRSLKGISGDVELYEVEPSDRHERLIDPVCGMALDLSVGGAVHLDWEGTDVWLCSENCRDRFLDAPDRYSHTASG; encoded by the coding sequence ATGGTCGAACGCGACTCGGTCGATCTCGATGACCTCGCCCGGTTGAGCGGCGAGTCAGTCGACGCGATTCGACATTGGCGGGATCTGGGCCTACTGATCGGAGCCGACGTCTCCGAGAACGTCGAGCGCGCTCGCCTCATCCGCTTCGCCGAACGACGGGGCATTCCGCCCGACGAAGTCGCCCGCATCAGCGCCGATCAGGGGGACATGCTCGCATCCTTCACCCGTTGGGCACTGCAGTCCGGGCGAGGCTCGCTCTACACGCGCCGCGAGGCGGCCGAGCGCTGCGGGCTCGACACCGACCTCGTCGACCAGATCTGGGCCGCCGCCGGCCTGCTCGACCAACCCGGCGCCTACGAGGAGGACCTCGAGGCGCTGCAGCTGGTCGCCACCGCACTGAAGTTCGGGCTGCCCGTCGATGTGCTCCTCCAGTTGCTGCGGGTGTTCGCCGACTCCCTCGGGCGCGTCTCCGACGCCGCCACCCGCGTCTTCCATCTCCACGTCCACGAACAGTTCCGGGTGCAAGGCCTCCACGGTGCCGAGCTGCTGGCTGCCACCCAGTCCATCGCCGATCCGCTCACCGGACTCATCGAACCGGCCGTCATGTACTTCCACCGCAAGAGCTGGGAACGCGCCAACCGCGAGGACCTGTTGCTGCACCTCAGGGAGGAGTCCACGGCGCCCGGCGAGCTCGTGCGCGCGATGTTGTTCGTCGACTTGTCCAGTTACACACCCCTCACCGAAGCCATGGGCGACGCCGCAGCTGCCAGCGTGGTCGGCCAGTTCTCGGACATCGTCCGCGAGGCTGCCGCCGCCCACGACGGCCAGATCGTCAAACAGATCGGCGACGAGTTCATGCTCGCCTTCCCCACGGCGCGCACCGCGGTCGGCTTTGGCATCGGCATCCGAGCCCGCGCACACGCCCAGCCGAACTTCCCCGGCCTGCGAATCGGCGCGCACTGTGGCCCCGTCCTGTTTCGAGAAGGCGACTACTACGGAGCAACCGTCAACCTCGCGGCCAGAGTCACGTCGGCGGCGGCACGGGACCAATTCCTCATCACTGAAGCTCTCCGCGGGCAGATCGCCGGCTCTGGGATCGACACGACGACCGTCGGTAGCCGCTCACTTAAGGGCATCAGTGGCGACGTCGAGCTCTACGAGGTCGAGCCCTCCGACCGACACGAGCGGCTGATCGATCCGGTCTGCGGCATGGCACTCGACCTCAGCGTTGGCGGCGCCGTGCATCTCGACTGGGAGGGCACCGACGTGTGGCTCTGCTCGGAAAACTGCCGGGATCGGTTCCTGGACGCACCGGACCGCTACTCACACACAGCGAGTGGTTGA
- a CDS encoding methyltransferase domain-containing protein, producing the protein MLRRRDGRTAIRSGDLGLCMDASRDQYRAIASRYDRKLQIRLGERTRRQAFADFDLRAGDTVLDIGCGTGLSFPLIEKAIGPSGKLIGIEPSPEMLAAAQQRADASGWKNVKFIEASADDADTSERADALIIFRVHEILRSQSALEHLLQLVKPGARLLVVGVKWAPWWALPVNLVIWRQTKSVTTSHEGFQRPWDILADLVPNLSVRSVNVGAEFIARGTTAA; encoded by the coding sequence ATGTTGCGACGCCGCGATGGACGGACCGCGATCCGAAGCGGAGATCTGGGGTTGTGCATGGACGCAAGTCGTGACCAGTACCGAGCGATTGCATCGAGGTACGACCGCAAACTTCAAATCCGCCTAGGTGAGCGAACGCGGCGGCAAGCGTTTGCAGACTTCGACCTCCGGGCCGGAGACACCGTCCTCGACATCGGATGCGGCACCGGGCTGAGCTTTCCCCTGATCGAGAAGGCCATCGGTCCCTCCGGGAAGCTCATAGGTATCGAGCCGAGTCCGGAGATGCTGGCCGCGGCTCAGCAGCGGGCGGACGCGAGCGGCTGGAAGAACGTCAAGTTCATCGAGGCGTCGGCCGACGATGCCGACACCTCGGAACGAGCCGACGCGCTCATCATCTTCCGAGTCCACGAGATCCTTCGGTCGCAGTCAGCGCTGGAGCACCTGCTCCAGTTGGTCAAGCCGGGGGCACGGTTGCTCGTGGTAGGGGTCAAATGGGCGCCGTGGTGGGCGCTTCCGGTCAATCTCGTGATCTGGAGGCAGACCAAAAGTGTCACCACCTCGCACGAAGGGTTCCAACGCCCTTGGGACATCCTCGCCGATCTCGTCCCGAACTTGAGTGTGCGCTCGGTCAATGTTGGTGCAGAGTTCATCGCCCGTGGCACTACGGCGGCATGA
- a CDS encoding methyltransferase domain-containing protein, with the protein MPGDISIDESYDDYPRIEEAFQRRLDETLRPRGPESLWELFRRLEPAAGAAAVDVGCGEGADAIELARRFGVGVTGLDPVQRHVDLGRKKADDAGVTGQVRFVLGTAEQIPLDDGAVDLIWSKEALMYAELDAAFTEFRRVLRPGGRGFVYQVFTGPHMTEAEATEFWRSGAAANSVRPDDMERAIRAAHLSLTERIDFGSEWGESAQERSGAPGRRLLHAARLLRAPARYIDEFGETAYRIMLGDCLWHIYRMIGKLHGAVFIFRAPAA; encoded by the coding sequence ATGCCTGGCGACATCTCGATAGACGAGTCGTACGACGACTACCCCCGCATCGAGGAGGCGTTCCAGCGCCGGCTCGACGAGACACTGAGGCCTCGGGGGCCTGAGAGCCTGTGGGAACTCTTCAGAAGGCTCGAACCGGCCGCCGGAGCCGCCGCAGTCGACGTTGGGTGTGGCGAAGGTGCTGACGCAATCGAGCTCGCGCGGCGGTTCGGCGTGGGGGTCACCGGCCTCGACCCTGTGCAACGACACGTGGACCTCGGACGAAAGAAGGCGGACGATGCCGGCGTCACCGGCCAGGTCAGGTTTGTGCTTGGCACGGCGGAGCAGATCCCGCTCGACGACGGTGCCGTCGACCTGATCTGGTCGAAGGAAGCGCTCATGTACGCCGAACTCGACGCCGCGTTCACTGAGTTCCGGCGTGTTCTCCGCCCAGGAGGTCGCGGGTTCGTGTACCAGGTGTTCACAGGCCCGCACATGACGGAGGCCGAGGCCACGGAGTTCTGGCGGTCCGGTGCCGCCGCGAACAGCGTCCGTCCCGACGACATGGAGCGCGCCATCAGGGCCGCGCATCTGTCGCTGACCGAACGGATTGACTTCGGGAGCGAGTGGGGCGAGTCCGCTCAAGAGCGATCGGGCGCGCCTGGGCGACGGCTGCTGCACGCGGCGCGGCTGCTGCGCGCCCCTGCTCGCTACATCGACGAGTTTGGAGAAACCGCGTACCGGATCATGCTGGGCGACTGCCTCTGGCACATCTACCGGATGATCGGGAAGCTCCACGGCGCGGTGTTCATTTTCCGAGCCCCTGCGGCATGA